AGATTCAAATCTTCAAGAGCCTTTGTTTCTTTTCTGCTACCTTTATAAATCTTGGTAAGATGCTCTGTCTTTATAGCTAACATTATCCAGTAAAATTTATTTATACTTTTTTAATGCTACTAATAAATCTTTCTAAAAGCAAGTGATTTTATTTCAAGGTGTCACCTCTAACATTCTATCTACTGCTCTCTTGGCTCTGATTTGAATATCTTCAGGGACTTTGACCTCATAACGCATATCTTCTAAGCACCATAATGCTTTTTCCAAGGTGGTCAGTTTCATGTTTGGGCATATGGCTTGAGCTGAAAGAGGGTAGAATTTCTTTTCAGGGTTTTCTTTGCGTAATCTATAGAGCAGTCCTACCTCAGTGCCTACAATTATCTCAGAAGCTCCGGACAGTTTTGCGTACTCACACATTCCACTGGTAGAGAGAGCTTCATCAGCGAGTTGAATTACTTTGAGTGTGCACTCAGGATGAACAATAACTTTCGCTTCAGGATGGGCTTTTCTTTGTATTGTAATATCATCAGGTAGAATCTTAGAGTGAACAGGACAATAACCATCCCAAAGAATTAGATTTCGATTAACTTTTGTAGACACATAATGTCCCAAATATTTATCAGGGACAAAGATAATCTCTGATGCATCCTTTAAGGACTCTATTACCTTAACGGCATTTCCGGAAGTACAGCAGATATCAATCTCTGTCTTAACCTCAGCAGAAGTATTGACATAACCTACTACAGTTGCTTTTGGATGTGCTTTTTTAAAAGCTTTTAGCTCGTCTCTGGTAATCATATCAGCCATAGGACACCCGGCATTTATATCAGGCATAAGAACTAGTTTGTCCGGACAAAGGATGGATGCTGTCTCAGCCATAAAACGGACGCCGCAGAAAACGATTACATCAGCATTGGTCTTGCTGGCTGTTTGACTTAATCCTAAAGAATCACCAATATAGTCAGCAATATCCTGCACTTCACCTATTTGGTAATTATGGACAAGGATTACAGCATTCCTTTTCTTTTTTAATTCTAATATCTTTTCTACTAAATTTTTATTTATTTTTAATTTTTGCATTTTAATTTTGTATTATCGTTCCTCCTCCGATAACTTCTTCCCCGTTGTAAAATACCACTGCCTGCCCTGGTGTAACTGCTCGCTGAGGAGCATCAAACTTTACCTTAACCTTGCCTTCGTTTAACGGAATGACAGTTGCCTGCGAGGGCTGATGCAGGTATCTTATCTTTGCTTCCACTTTAATAGGGGTTTCCAATTTACCTATATTTATAAAATTCATATTATCGGCAATTAATTCATTTGTATAGAGCTCTTCTTCCTTGCCTGCCCTAATGGCATTGTTCTTCTTGTCAATAGCAATTACGTATAAAGGGTTCTTATCCGCTATCCCCATTCCTTTGCGTTGTCCAATGGTATAAAAAATAATTCCTCTGTGCTCTCCGATAACTTTCCCTTCTTTATTTATGATAGGACCGGGTTTTATCTCTTCAGAAACACATTTCTTAACGAACTCTCCATAGTTATTATCAGGAATGAAACATATTTCCTGAGATTCCGGGCTATTGACCACATGTAAATTTTTCTCTTTAGCAATCTTCCTTACTCGCTCTTTAGTAAGATCTCCCAGAGGCATTAAAGTGTATTTCAACTGTTCCTGAGTCATTGTATATAACACATAGGACTGATCTTTTTTAGTATCAATCCCTTTTTTAAGGACATATCTGTCCTCTGCCCTCTGTCCTCTGCTCTCCATCCTCTGTATCCTTGAATAGTGGCCTGTAGCGATATAATTTGCACCTAACTCTTTTGCTTTTTTAGCTAAAGCGTCAAACTTTATGTATTTATTGCATCTGATACAAGGGTTTGGTGTTCTTCCTGCCTTGTACTCCTCGCAGAAGTTGGAAATCACCATATCTTGAAAAACATCCCTGAGATTTAACACATAATGAGGGATTCCCAACTTGTGAGCTACTCTCTTTGCATCCTCAATGCCCTCTGCGCCGCAACAGCCATCCCAATCTTTGGAACGCTCCCAGATATGCATAGTAATGCCGATAACTTCAAATCCCTCATCTTTAAGTAAAGCGGCAGTAACAGATGAATCCACTCCACCGCTCATTGCCACAACTACTCTTTTTCCCATCTTTATCCATTCTTCCACAATGGCGACATAGA
This bacterium DNA region includes the following protein-coding sequences:
- the nadA gene encoding quinolinate synthase NadA, whose amino-acid sequence is MNKNLVEKILELKKKRNAVILVHNYQIGEVQDIADYIGDSLGLSQTASKTNADVIVFCGVRFMAETASILCPDKLVLMPDINAGCPMADMITRDELKAFKKAHPKATVVGYVNTSAEVKTEIDICCTSGNAVKVIESLKDASEIIFVPDKYLGHYVSTKVNRNLILWDGYCPVHSKILPDDITIQRKAHPEAKVIVHPECTLKVIQLADEALSTSGMCEYAKLSGASEIIVGTEVGLLYRLRKENPEKKFYPLSAQAICPNMKLTTLEKALWCLEDMRYEVKVPEDIQIRAKRAVDRMLEVTP
- the mnmA gene encoding tRNA 2-thiouridine(34) synthase MnmA, whose translation is MGKRVVVAMSGGVDSSVTAALLKDEGFEVIGITMHIWERSKDWDGCCGAEGIEDAKRVAHKLGIPHYVLNLRDVFQDMVISNFCEEYKAGRTPNPCIRCNKYIKFDALAKKAKELGANYIATGHYSRIQRMESRGQRAEDRYVLKKGIDTKKDQSYVLYTMTQEQLKYTLMPLGDLTKERVRKIAKEKNLHVVNSPESQEICFIPDNNYGEFVKKCVSEEIKPGPIINKEGKVIGEHRGIIFYTIGQRKGMGIADKNPLYVIAIDKKNNAIRAGKEEELYTNELIADNMNFINIGKLETPIKVEAKIRYLHQPSQATVIPLNEGKVKVKFDAPQRAVTPGQAVVFYNGEEVIGGGTIIQN